In a single window of the Pseudobdellovibrionaceae bacterium genome:
- a CDS encoding UDP-N-acetylmuramoyl-L-alanyl-D-glutamate--2,6-diaminopimelate ligase codes for MLLKTTLLNCPDIEFQKIAKQFISKEFNEIAISNIFDDSRKVVAGSCFVAIKGALFDGHSAIKEVIGKKVSVIFLESLLSTKIYKQDGVLCIPVSDTRKLLSNLAYAFHKNKLQNIKSVGITGTNGKTSISYLLEFLLRQQKEVPGVMGTVNHHINKKVWPTALTSPSVLNLYQRLADFNQEKMTTLILEVSSHGLSQHRLIVFPFQAVVFTNLTQDHLDYHESMANYFAEKQKLFLKARELMQTPCSAIINIDDSYGKKLQVALHLKRWTYGQDSSADFSFKVIKENLEGMTISLKFQKKIYVFTTALIGLHNAYNIVASVVVAYDFGYDIQSLAKSLSLFKGIPGRLQKVENTCKLSIFVDYAHTPNAISSVLLSVKPLAKRVGIVFGCGGDRDKLKRPLMLQEALKIAHFIVLTSDNPREEKPESIIKDILNGTKVSDYPDKLFVICNRKEAIQFALTLQGKDDVLIIAGKGHEQEQIVKNKTFFWNDYTEVQRLLKNG; via the coding sequence ATGTTGTTAAAAACAACTCTTTTAAATTGTCCTGATATAGAATTTCAAAAAATAGCTAAGCAGTTTATTTCTAAAGAATTTAATGAAATAGCTATTTCTAATATTTTTGATGATTCTAGAAAAGTGGTTGCGGGTTCTTGTTTTGTTGCCATTAAAGGGGCTTTGTTTGACGGACATTCGGCAATTAAAGAGGTGATTGGTAAAAAAGTTTCTGTTATTTTTTTAGAATCCTTGTTAAGTACAAAAATTTATAAACAAGACGGAGTTTTGTGTATTCCCGTTTCTGATACTCGAAAATTATTGTCTAACCTAGCTTATGCTTTTCATAAAAATAAATTGCAAAATATAAAGTCGGTAGGTATTACCGGCACAAATGGAAAAACTAGTATTAGTTATTTATTAGAATTTTTATTGCGACAACAAAAAGAAGTACCAGGAGTAATGGGAACCGTTAATCACCACATTAATAAAAAAGTATGGCCTACTGCTTTAACTAGCCCCAGTGTTTTAAATTTATACCAAAGGTTAGCAGATTTTAATCAAGAAAAAATGACAACCTTAATTTTAGAAGTGTCTAGCCACGGGTTAAGTCAGCACCGGTTAATAGTGTTTCCTTTTCAAGCCGTGGTTTTTACTAATTTAACGCAAGACCATTTAGATTATCATGAAAGTATGGCTAATTACTTTGCTGAAAAACAAAAATTATTTTTAAAAGCAAGGGAGCTAATGCAAACTCCTTGTTCGGCAATCATTAACATAGATGATAGTTATGGTAAAAAATTGCAAGTAGCTTTGCATCTTAAGCGGTGGACTTATGGGCAAGACTCTTCTGCAGATTTTTCTTTTAAAGTTATTAAAGAAAATTTAGAGGGAATGACCATTAGTTTAAAGTTTCAAAAAAAGATTTATGTTTTTACCACGGCCTTAATTGGCTTGCACAATGCTTATAATATTGTGGCCAGCGTTGTTGTGGCTTATGATTTTGGTTATGATATACAATCATTAGCAAAATCTTTGTCGCTATTTAAAGGAATTCCGGGAAGGTTACAAAAGGTAGAAAATACCTGTAAACTTTCTATTTTTGTAGATTATGCCCATACTCCCAATGCTATTTCTTCTGTATTGCTTTCGGTAAAGCCTTTAGCTAAAAGAGTGGGCATTGTTTTTGGCTGCGGAGGGGATCGCGACAAATTAAAAAGGCCTTTAATGTTACAAGAGGCTTTAAAAATTGCCCATTTTATTGTGTTAACTTCTGATAATCCTAGAGAAGAAAAGCCAGAAAGTATTATTAAAGACATTTTAAATGGAACAAAGGTTTCTGACTATCCAGATAAGTTATTTGTTATTTGTAATAGAAAAGAAGCCATTCAATTTGCTTTGACTTTACAAGGTAAAGACGATGTTTTAATTATTGCGGGCAAGGGGCATGAGCAAGAGCAAATAGTAAAAAACAAAACTTTTTTTTGGAATGATTATACAGAAGTACAAAGGCTTTTAAAAAATGGATAA